The Plasmodium reichenowi strain SY57 chromosome 2, whole genome shotgun sequence DNA segment TAAGTGAAGAGAATGTCGAATTAAAaccatatataaaacaaggagaaagaaatgaaacagttgtaaatttatatgaatattttacaGGAGGTGTAAAGAgatcaaataataataatgaaattgTAGTAACGTCTACAGAACAATTTCATCGTATTGTcataatatgttttaaaCCTACTGTAAAACATTCACATATCATTACAAGTCCCCATGATGCTTTAAATCATATAGTAGAAGAAAATGACAAGATAAAATTATCtgaagaaatatattcCATTCCTTTTTATCCAATATATGGGAATTTAGGtttaaagaatataataacaacagGTATTGTTGAATTTATGAttccatatttttctaGAACGCAAATGAATTTTACAGTAACTTGTGCAAACGGTGAAATTAATGATTTGTATAAATTTGAAgatttaataaaagtaaGAATACGTATTCCTAGAAATacgaaaaaaatattaggACTAAGtacaaatgaaaaagacAAAACGGTATTTGAAAGGATAgtagataataatatatcaaatgAATATCGATTTAAaagttataataataagattGTAGGAATAAAATTAGAAAATTCTATTTTAGATCCTCCTGGATGTTTTAAAACAGTATATGaagatgataaaatattacaacTAGAAGTATTTTTACAATATGtaaaatgtattaatttAGATAgagataattataaaatacgttttttttttcttcctGAAGATTTTGGAGATGAAGAAATAGAATTTAGTTGTAAATtcacatataaaaaaaaaacaagtaaaattatatttggATTAGGAGAAACAAGTGTagataaagatatattttatttagAAGATGAACATgttaaattaaatattgaCCAAGATATAAGTGGAGATGAACCATATTATAGTCATCTTAATTATAACGGTATaccatataatatttgtaattttCAATATAAATCTGAATATGATTCACAAGTTTGTGAAAGAACTATACATgaattttctttatttatatataattgtgATACTCTTGTGGGTACACAAATACAAACTACTGAACCTATAACATCAGtcaaatatttaaattcaACATATccaataaataaatttagTGACATTACTTTATTAAGTAAGGATATAGATATAGAAGGATTAGAAGAAGCTTTTCGTAAttctaaattttttttaacttcATATATAAACCATGGTCCATTCCCTTTAATTATAGAATGTGTTATATCTAATTCAAATAATGCTTTtcaaaatgtatatattcttCTACATTTAAGAACAAGTATAAAGAATAGAAGTGTATCCTTTTGTGATTTTGAAAAGGTACATggatataattatttaaatacatatattgATGGCAAgatatgtaatataaatattacatcTAATTCAGTTTTTGGTTTTAGATGTCCATCTAATAGTATAAAAGAACCCAAAGATTGTTTTTCACAAgtatatatagataaaaaagtatataaatTGAATGACAAATTAtctaataaattaatattatattctatGAAACAAGAAAATCTTGCTATAGCTggttttaataattatatttccaagtctttttcttttgaatGCTATTGTATAGATAAGAATCAAACCTATTCTTCTTATGAACGTACATCAGGAGAAGATATATTCAATCATATTGTAAAAAGAATACATGTttattataagaattatgatgaactttatgattataatatacatgATAAAATCACATATGAACCTATTATGAAAAACCCACCTATCACATACTTATGTGACTTTTTAAATAAGAAACAAATATTACAACCTTTAAACAATAAAAcgaaaaattatatatgtactaTATGGTACCCAAAACctttaaattatatagCATTAAATTGCCCAACTAATCTAAGGGATGAACAAAACGATCAAACTATTTcagaaatatataattctttacAAAAAGATTTATTAAAACCAACTGGAATCGAACAACAAATCgatcaaaaaaaaaaagaattaaatttgttatttaacaaaagaaatatttattctaATTTGTACCATTTACCAAAAAATGCTCCTAAACGTactataaataaaaatggtTTAAATATTGTAAATATTGATGAAATAATACCAGGCGTTCTAATTAAAGATGTCATTAATATGAAACTTGAAGATATAATCAAACCTGACCTATTAACACCCAACAGTTTTTTACacaaaacatataatacaaaCAAATCATATCTTTTCtcaaaacaaaataaatcCACATCTGGATCTATTACACCATCTATATATACCCCGTTAAGTCAGACAAGCTTTTTTATATCTCCAAAATCAGTGCCTTTTACCAAATCGAGACTCGAAGAAACACAGAGTAGTAGCAATACATACGAACAATATAtagggaaaaaaaatagtatAGAAAATGGattctttatatttcaaCTACCTccatatttaaaaaaaaatcaaacAATAGAGTTTGCATGCATTAATGATAGcacaagaaaaaataagaatgTAGGAAATAATGGCATTATGACTATACATTTAAAATCTTATGGGAATCAAATAGAAGgttgttatttttataagaattctgcaaaatataattatttaaaaaagagTATAAAAATAGATGATCCGAAAAAAGAAGAGTGTAATATAAGAAGTGATGGAGAAATTGAATTTGTAGGTATTATGTGTccatatgaaaataatttatatttaacaCCTTCTAGTTGTTTTTTTAGAACATATGATAATACGGATAATTTAGTTGAAATATTTGATATCAATGAAAATTTCGAATATTATTCTAATGATAAAGgtatatcatatttaaaaattcctcaagaattttttaatcatgttcatttattttgttattgTAATGTTGATATAGATAGTGTTTCAGATAATCATGTTCttttgaaaaaagaaaataaaataagtttagaattaaattattcaaataaaggttttaatattatcaaaaCTATTGATTATCAATATGAAGCTGATATACTTATAGGgtattcatattattttaagaGAGTAACACCTATTTATCgaaaaaaacatatatgtGATTTTACTACAGAAGATAATTCTTTAGAACCAGAAAGTGAAGATAAAATGATATACTCATGTTATTTATCTTTAGaagataatttaaattttatagaAGTTAAATGtccaaaaaataaaaaaagttcGAATTCAGAATGGTTATTTAAATATGGTACTTTTGATAAATCTTCAGAAATAATTgaagatgatgaaaatataaaaaaaaaatatgaacacATGAAATATATGCCTGAAGATAAAgatgaaataatatatttatttaaaaaacaaaaactTGAAGATATCTTACCAGGTATAATTATACTTGATAAAAatagatatttttttgaaaaagggaatttttcttttgtaaCACCATTATTTGTAAAAGAAGATGTTActattaaattattatgtgATAATTCagaaacaaaaattaatgataaaatagGTAAAAAAGgtattattcttattaaaaTACCACAACATATTACagataaaaaattttatggTTGTGATTTTTCAGATGATTCAAATAAGAAATcatcattttattatacatctgtttataatttaaaaacaCAAAATCAATATTGtgaaattaaattaaaagaaaatattattataagtTTAAATTGTCCTAATGGTAATATTAATCCAAATAATTGTTTTAataatgtttttttaaaaacaaatatgaACGAACAAATACatgaaaatatacaaaatatatttgatcAAGTTAAAGTTATTAATACTAAATCACAtctattattaaataattcatctacatttttaattatatccaaaattacaaaaaaagaattaaattttttttgtactTGTCATCATAATGAAACTAAAAATGTTGgaacaatatatataaaaaatgaagatattaTTAACTTTTCAAAagcatataataaagaatcATCAAGtatattacaatatataGATGTTACaccatattatttaaaagatacatatatttgtgATTTTACACAAAATCATTATTCAATATCTTTTGATACCTCTGTAAATGTACAAAATGttttagaaaaatatttaaaaatatcatCAGATCTTTATAATACACATAAAGAATTCACCTATTTTAGTAttcatttaaaattaaaaaaagaaattatgaaaaaaaaatatattgattatttaaaaaaaaaaattaatgaatataaagaGAAACAAACTTCTGATAAAATCAAACGTGTAACACTATCAActaatgataatataaatactaTATTAGTATATAGATGTAATATAGATCTAGGTTCTTTTGATAAATTCAAAATCAAATGTCCAAGCAAACTTATTGATGAAgtagaaaataataaattatatcCTAATCTAATATATAGTTCTAATTTAGGACTAAATGAAACAGATATGTTAAATGGATTGAccaaattattatatggttctgttttaataaataaaacagaaaaaaatgtttcTTTCTTTGAAAAAGGTGAATTagaattaataatttctcCTTATACTGATTcatcaaaaaatattattttctcATGTGAAAATGTTCCTAGAAATATATCAAAAGGAATTATAGGTTCTGCatctatttttattaaaaaaaatgataacaAAATTTTAGGTTGTGATTTTATAGACACACCGTCAACGTTAGAATCATCTTATGGCGCATATCCATCCTCACCTTTATCATCATCTCATGATGTATTACATGCGAATAATCAAGGTCATGAGGTACATATGATAAACCATATAGATATTCCCAACAAGAAAAATTCATTCGAATTCGAAATTGAACTCGTTGaaggaaaaaatacatattgTAATATCGAAGCTATAGAAAATGATATTGTCGGATTTAGCTGCCCCTACAATTTTCTTACAACACCAAGAGATTGTTTTGAATCTATACAAATTGAAGGAGTAGATAAAGAATTAGAAACACATAAGTTAgagaaattattaaaaggtgttaaaatattaaataatgatatatataaatataatttcacaccttcatatattattttgcctaaaaaaattaaaaaatcaCTCAAAATTTTTTGTAGATGTAATTCtgtaaaattaataaaaacaggtattattcaaattaatattataggAGATGATCTAAATAATTGgtttaaaaaagaaattacACATAACATATTTGCATATCAAAAAATggattatttttatgatttttCAAAAGGACCAACAAATATAAGCTCTGAAAATGTCTTAGGCATATCTACAATGTCTCTTATGTCTTCAAACAAAAAAGTatcaagaaaaaaaaatcacAAGGAGAAAAATAGGACACACcaaaatgattataaagaaattgaaaacgatcataaaaatataaatcaaaGTGTAAATAATTACCATAATTTTCCTGTTACCTTATCATCAAGTGATGACCATGAAGGTTATCCGCATGATGAGGACATCGGGGGGGAggatgatgatgatgatgatgatgatgatgacgATGATGAAGAGAATAATATTCTTAACCCTCTTAGAACTAAACAAGTATACGATATAATCGTAGCTGCTTCAGAGTTTAGTAAAATCGAAGTTGTGTGCCCCTTAAGAAATTCTTCTCAATTCAGACAATCCAAAATTAGCCCTGAGAATTTTTTTGAGTATGTTTATGTATTagaagataaaaatgatgataaaagaaagagaagtatagaagaaaatgaaaaattagTTAAAGAAATACTTgaagggaaaaaaaatatagatggagatataataagtatagaagatataaataataaaaagagtTCAAAAAATGCATCAGTACAATATGATGATATgggaaataaaatatttatatctataaTTTCAGAAAAACCTAAAGCCGTTATagaagataatatattatctagTGGTTCTTCTATACACatatcaaataatattatgaatagTTCATTTCAAAGTAATATTCCTACTGATCCTATTAGTTCAGATAGTACGACATCAGAATATGAGCAATATAATAGTTAttttaaagatatattagttataaaaaatataaatgaagtTATATCATATgcaaatataaaaatagatataaatgaacaaaCATATTCAAGTTCATTACATATACCACCtcttattttaaaagatgcagaatttttaatttcatgTGATAATTCTTTAACATTAAATGAAAGTACACGAGGGAAAACAGCTActgtaaaaataaaagttaaatctaattttttaaaaatatatggatGCGATTTTGTAGGGGAATTTTCAACGAATTTCTTATTTAGCAAAAAATGGGATGATATAccaaaaaattatatatgtaaaattaatatacaAGATGATATGTTAATAGGTTTAGCTTGTCCAAGTTTTACAAAATTACATCCACCAGATTGTTTTGAAAATATCATTGTAAACcaaaatgtttataaaaaaaatattatcatggaaacaaaaaatatgtttttttataaacaaaatgataaaCCTATCTTATCATTTGTTCatgtgaaaaaaatattagtagaaacatttttatgtaaatgTTATCAAGTAACCAAGGCAGATTATAAAGAGGTAACTATccaaatattatatgagCCTTATGTAATGGGAACACCTAAATATACTTTGGAAAAATCTATAATACAATATAGGTATGCTAATTTAAAGCCACCACTccacatataaataaataaatatatatatatatatatatatatatatgtatgtatgtatgtatatataatgtgcttatgtatatgaataatttattataatggacaaaatatataacccaaatgaaataaaaaaaaaaaaaaaaaatgtattataaaacatataaa contains these protein-coding regions:
- a CDS encoding 6-cysteine protein, which encodes MNKKRTFYYLFFFFIFLVYILYYDTIKSVLSSSTKKKKEKKICKGTVFVPEESDEEIRSWLTNSNGRDKGKNLFTFERLIKERKYICVNKYKRNNKLKWIYKTTYDKTKNICDDYNILFKCIKGIIYDRNKENFFENFWDNIFYMNKYIFDLYYYMFDYTKKIKKKIEGIKENMNIRHNNNYNNIFYVDKFFFLFNYDEQKKKKGNDDIKINIKLHNNTRKLSVSEENVELKPYIKQGERNETVVNLYEYFTGGVKRSNNNNEIVVTSTEQFHRIVIICFKPTVKHSHIITSPHDALNHIVEENDKIKLSEEIYSIPFYPIYGNLGLKNIITTGIVEFMIPYFSRTQMNFTVTCANGEINDLYKFEDLIKVRIRIPRNTKKILGLSTNEKDKTVFERIVDNNISNEYRFKSYNNKIVGIKLENSILDPPGCFKTVYEDDKILQLEVFLQYVKCINLDRDNYKIRFFFLPEDFGDEEIEFSCKFTYKKKTSKIIFGLGETSVDKDIFYLEDEHVKLNIDQDISGDEPYYSHLNYNGIPYNICNFQYKSEYDSQVCERTIHEFSLFIYNCDTLVGTQIQTTEPITSVKYLNSTYPINKFSDITLLSKDIDIEGLEEAFRNSKFFLTSYINHGPFPLIIECVISNSNNAFQNVYILLHLRTSIKNRSVSFCDFEKVHGYNYLNTYIDGKICNINITSNSVFGFRCPSNSIKEPKDCFSQVYIDKKVYKLNDKLSNKLILYSMKQENLAIAGFNNYISKSFSFECYCIDKNQTYSSYERTSGEDIFNHIVKRIHVYYKNYDELYDYNIHDKITYEPIMKNPPITYLCDFLNKKQILQPLNNKTKNYICTIWYPKPLNYIALNCPTNLRDEQNDQTISEIYNSLQKDLLKPTGIEQQIDQKKKELNLLFNKRNIYSNLYHLPKNAPKRTINKNGLNIVNIDEIIPGVLIKDVINMKLEDIIKPDLLTPNSFLHKTYNTNKSYLFSKQNKSTSGSITPSIYTPLSQTSFFISPKSVPFTKSRLEETQSSSNTYEQYIGKKNSIENGFFIFQLPPYLKKNQTIEFACINDSTRKNKNVGNNGIMTIHLKSYGNQIEGCYFYKNSAKYNYLKKSIKIDDPKKEECNIRSDGEIEFVGIMCPYENNLYLTPSSCFFRTYDNTDNLVEIFDINENFEYYSNDKGISYLKIPQEFFNHVHLFCYCNVDIDSVSDNHVLLKKENKISLELNYSNKGFNIIKTIDYQYEADILIGYSYYFKRVTPIYRKKHICDFTTEDNSLEPESEDKMIYSCYLSLEDNLNFIEVKCPKNKKSSNSEWLFKYGTFDKSSEIIEDDENIKKKYEHMKYMPEDKDEIIYLFKKQKLEDILPGIIILDKNRYFFEKGNFSFVTPLFVKEDVTIKLLCDNSETKINDKIGKKGIILIKIPQHITDKKFYGCDFSDDSNKKSSFYYTSVYNLKTQNQYCEIKLKENIIISLNCPNGNINPNNCFNNVFLKTNMNEQIHENIQNIFDQVKVINTKSHLLLNNSSTFLIISKITKKELNFFCTCHHNETKNVGTIYIKNEDIINFSKAYNKESSSILQYIDVTPYYLKDTYICDFTQNHYSISFDTSVNVQNVLEKYLKISSDLYNTHKEFTYFSIHLKLKKEIMKKKYIDYLKKKINEYKEKQTSDKIKRVTLSTNDNINTILVYRCNIDLGSFDKFKIKCPSKLIDEVENNKLYPNLIYSSNLGLNETDMLNGLTKLLYGSVLINKTEKNVSFFEKGELELIISPYTDSSKNIIFSCENVPRNISKGIIGSASIFIKKNDNKILGCDFIDTPSTLESSYGAYPSSPLSSSHDVLHANNQGHEVHMINHIDIPNKKNSFEFEIELVEGKNTYCNIEAIENDIVGFSCPYNFLTTPRDCFESIQIEGVDKELETHKLEKLLKGVKILNNDIYKYNFTPSYIILPKKIKKSLKIFCRCNSVKLIKTGIIQINIIGDDLNNWFKKEITHNIFAYQKMDYFYDFSKGPTNISSENVLGISTMSLMSSNKKVSRKKNHKEKNRTHQNDYKEIENDHKNINQSVNNYHNFPVTLSSSDDHEGYPHDEDIGGEDDDDDDDDDDDDEENNILNPLRTKQVYDIIVAASEFSKIEVVCPLRNSSQFRQSKISPENFFEYVYVLEDKNDDKRKRSIEENEKLVKEILEGKKNIDGDIISIEDINNKKSSKNASVQYDDMGNKIFISIISEKPKAVIEDNILSSGSSIHISNNIMNSSFQSNIPTDPISSDSTTSEYEQYNSYFKDILVIKNINEVISYANIKIDINEQTYSSSLHIPPLILKDAEFLISCDNSLTLNESTRGKTATVKIKVKSNFLKIYGCDFVGEFSTNFLFSKKWDDIPKNYICKINIQDDMLIGLACPSFTKLHPPDCFENIIVNQNVYKKNIIMETKNMFFYKQNDKPILSFVHVKKILVETFLCKCYQVTKADYKEVTIQILYEPYVMGTPKYTLEKSIIQYRYANLKPPLHI